Within the Astyanax mexicanus isolate ESR-SI-001 chromosome 9, AstMex3_surface, whole genome shotgun sequence genome, the region TCTAAGATATTTATATTATTAGAAATggctaattataaaaaaaaggctTAATGTTTTCTTATGTAAATTCAGCAAAACAAGTAAGATGTGACTATGGAGAAGAATACCTTTTGGAATGAAATATGGTGTGATATTATAAATGTGTCAATATAATAGAAACCAGGAGTACTTTAAGTACAGTTCTATATTTCAGTGATTTAGTCCTGTATGAGGTTGCCATAAGGttacaaaatttttttttaagaaaacatttttcttaaacttAAACACAGTTACTTTGGGTATTTAGTTAAAGCTACAGTCTGTATAAATGTAATATGCGATTTgtggatttagagacctctctggtgaaaatgttttattgcacAGAGCAAATAAAAGAGTACTTTAAATgaaggttaatgtaaataaattgctgtgtgaaattttgtgtttttgagtAATTTTGTTGATATATTAAAAACATGTAGAAACCAGTTCCATCCAGCCAACTTACCAGGCCACTGGTTTTACAATAAATATGTAGGGAAGGGAATGCCAGttagaatatttattttgttCCCTACCACCCCAGGAATACTACTCCTTTCAACTTAACTAACATTAAAATCTTAggaaatgctttcatttaaacatttaacagtCACTTTTATAAATCTGCCCTGATGTTAGGGATGTAAGATTCATTTTTTTTGCACATATTTGCCATCAATATGTTTCAGTAACatgtaatttatgtatttttttatatttatttttcagtaaaatgtaatttttatactTTCTGTGCTCATATCAGACTGCAGAGAATTACTTCTATGTGCCAGACCTGGGCCAGGTGCCAGAGATCGATGTGCCCTCTTATCTACCTGACCTGCCTGGCATTGCAGATGACCTCATGTACAGTGCTGACCTTGGTCCAGGGTTTGCTCCCTCTGGTCCTGCCAGTGCAACCATCCCTGAACTGCCCTCGTTCGGCACAGATCACGAAGAGCCCAATGGACCTGGTGAGTCCAGTGTAGAACTAGAACCTGCTTCAAAAAGTAGCTCTGAAAAGCGTACTTAGTCGCAGTAAATATTATGATTAATAAGTCCTGTGCTGTGATTAATCTGTCCTCCATATTTCAGGCTCCCAGTTTAGACCAGAGGCTCCACCCccacctccgcctcctcctccacctcctcctcctgagCCAACTCATGTTCCAGGTCCTCCTCCTGGAGCTCCTCCAGCTCCACCCCCTCCTCCCCCGCCTCCTCCTGTTATAGCAGATGGCGCAGGAGGTGGAGATGCTTCCAGTCAGGCCCAGCCCACAGGTATGACACACTAGTGACTAATTGGTATGACAGAAATGTTCTTGAGAGCCATAAGTCTTGCTTTTTTCTGTTGATTATAATTTTATGTCACTTTTTATTGCATTACAAAACCAAACTAACACAGGATTAACCTCTTTCCTGTATTTTGCTGCTTGTGTTTATTAGGTGCAGTAAAAGGTGCTCCTACAGAAGTTGTACAGCCGTCAGATGGGCGAGCGAGCTTGCTGGAGTCTATACGTAACGCCGGGGGCATCGGCAAAGCCAAACTGCGGAACGTTAAAGAGCGTAAGAtggagaagaagaagcagaaggagCAAGAGCAAGGTCAGAACAAAAGTTTGCACAAACTGGGCTCACAGATGCTTACTGCATCATAGACTGCCAGCCTCAAGTGAGAACTGACTCCAGTGAAAAACTATGTTATGTTTACAATGTAATTTTTATTAGGGCTGTTATTTGATACAGAAGTGGCTAGTAATTGTACAGTTTACTGTGATAATTCACAGTTAATCATTTTTTCCTTCTtaatactgaaacatttaataatagATTTAGATTATTAAAATTTGATTCCCTCTGTAGTAATGGATTTAGCTGACTCCTCCTTTACATTTAGCCAGTAAATGGAGGAAATGAACCACAGCTAACACAGTGCGGTTTTCATTTCAAACTGTAAAACTTTTACTGTTAAACACAACTTTAACAGATAAACTGGAGATTTAACAGATAAattatgtgtgtaagtgtgtgaaagaaagagagagatagggagagaaagagagagggagagaaaggggggAACACAGGGAGGTGTAAAACAATGAGAGTTAGCTatgagatttaatctatatttaaatataaattaaaataatatacctTCTGATCTCAAAAGTACTGAAGCTTTATTTACAGACAATTAGACAATACTGCTAATATACCAAGCTCTAAAAGAGTGAATAGTGATAGGGAGTTGGTCTCAAACTTGGAAAAGtgattaatttgtgtaaaaaattaacacattaatgtttCCAGATAAATCATATGCATTGGCATACATATTGATagcattattatttaaataattacctTATGTTATTTTGAATGGGGTTGTAATGTTACTAATACTGCAAGCTAGTGGCATTTAGAAAGATCCACTTTAATTCAAACTGCTTTTTAAACCCTTCTCTTAAGTTAATGGACACTTGCTCTGGCATTAATACATTGACAAAGCTCATTTATTGTAGTGAGACAATAGTTAGGCAGTGTATATACATAATTTtgtttatgtacagtactgtgcaaatgttttagacaCATTTAATAtccttatctgggcagtaagtgtccATCTACTTCCATCTAGCACTAATATTAGGATAAATACACACAAcattcatataaaatataaaggttTTACATCTCCAAGCTGCCCTCATTGGAGTCTAGTATTGCttatagttctcatcatatcaacaccttgTTTGTTAAATCAATAATCTAGTgcttaatgatggtaaatcaggtgagctgctgatggattAAACACCTCCATGTTTAACCTGGAACCAATCTGTGTTCTACTGTCTATTTTACAAAATCTCAACTAAAGTACTTTCTTCAGAATAAGAATTAAATTTTTTCCTTTATCTATATGCTGAAAGAAattattttaaccccttaacagacctTTTTGTATATACAGGCTACATGTGTAGGTGACACGCACCCTTTatgtctgcagtaaaataagttacttATATTCTGAAACTTTGAAGAGCTTTGGAGAGATTCTCCTACAGAACAGTTGGAGAAGCTGCATGTTCACTCTGTACTCTTAATAATTTAGATcagaatcaacccaaattctgcatgattgtctggttttaatgtgtattttcaatcATAACAAAATTAAAacgtttggaggacatgaaattaataatttgtatttaacattttaaaatgttaaaagagccaattgtatgatttttattaattatattttgagagttgcagatttacttcaatatttttaaatattttctattgcaaTTACAGCtaagattttcagtaatgttccttatcaaacatgaaacctttttatgtaatgcttcaaGATAAATCCTCAAGATATAGCTGTGTAACATCAGGCAGAATTTAGACAATAATGCTGGCATGTTAAGGGGTTTGTGCTTAGGTGATTAAAACTCGCACAGtgctgtgtggtgttatattaATGTGGATTTTAGGTGTAAAACagattgactgtgtgtgtgtttgtcacacTCTGgtcttttaataaaatataacctGTTACATTAAACATCTTTTCTATCTTTTCTCCTCTCAGTTGCTGTGACAGCCAGTGGTGGAGATTTTATGTCTGATCTCTTTAATAAACTGGCAATGCGTCGGAAAGGTGAGTGACAATGATTGACAATGAATTGAAAGCCATttattaaaccatttataatCTTTAAAAAGTCTTAGTTTCAGTTAATTATGAGTAGAGTTGGACTTTGTTAATTTAACTGTGTCTCTGCAATTGTCAGGCATCTCAGGTAAAGTCCCTGGGGGCGGAGACGCCACAGAAGCACCGCCCAGTTCTGGTAGTGCATTTGCCAGGATGTCTGATGTGATCCCTCCACTACCATCACCACACCAGCCAACCACAGAAGACGATGACGACTGGGAGGCATAGTGAATACACATGGACCTGTCTGCTCTGTACAGGCTGAATTTAAACAGCTCTGAATGTAGTTTTTTTATGAACTGAAAACAGGGTTAAAGATTTGAAGGTTTCAGCACTTCCTGGAAGAATGTTCGACATCTCATCCTGAGGCACTGTTTCAGCTGCAGTGTGGCAGAGAGGTACAGAAAACCAGATTCAGGGGAAGATGAGGCTCTGTAAGGACAACAGACTGTCAAAACAAATCTGTTCAATGCTCATCACTTTCTTAATCTGACCTGATTTAGTTTGTTTTGTATCCATGTGtgattattttactaaaaaagtcAATAAATCAAGATCATGGACTGAATTCACAAAAGCCctcctaaaaaaaactttaacctaTGAACTCTTAAGATAGACACTAAAAGAGTGACAGATTGTTCTTAAATATGTTCAAAAAATATCTTAGTCTAAATTTTCTTTAGGCACTCTTTGTTGCTTTCTTGTGTATAATAAAAAATGAAGCTGCATATGTGCTGCATTTTACAGCTTATCATAAAAACGTTACACTTTTAATTTTTCACTATTCAGTTATAATAAATCTGTGCAAAAAACTGGAGGGATAAACACAAATCAAGGGCTAAAACTGACACTAGAGGAAACAGGAACAACAGCACT harbors:
- the wash1 gene encoding WASH complex subunit 1; the encoded protein is MVRMTQKYHLEGQVYSVPVIQQDLRREEAVHQITDALQYLENISTDIFTRVSQSVEKNRTYLQAVTDRIKLAQARVHKIKGSKKATKVFSSAKYPAPEKLEDYSSIFTGAVDPASQKRPRYKIQGKLRPLDDKALQEKLKYFPVFVNTKKRSEDETEEGLGSLPRNISSVSSLLLFNTTENLYKKYVFLDPLAGAVTKTHTTLETEKEEKPFDAPLSITKREQLERQTAENYFYVPDLGQVPEIDVPSYLPDLPGIADDLMYSADLGPGFAPSGPASATIPELPSFGTDHEEPNGPGSQFRPEAPPPPPPPPPPPPPEPTHVPGPPPGAPPAPPPPPPPPPVIADGAGGGDASSQAQPTGAVKGAPTEVVQPSDGRASLLESIRNAGGIGKAKLRNVKERKMEKKKQKEQEQVAVTASGGDFMSDLFNKLAMRRKGISGKVPGGGDATEAPPSSGSAFARMSDVIPPLPSPHQPTTEDDDDWEA